The genomic interval CACTTCTCCGTCttcactgccgccgcgctcgcagGGGCGAGAGCTGATGGGCATCGGGAGAGGGTTTGTaggtatgtgtgtgtgtgtgtgtggtgtgtgtgtgtgtgtgtgcgggcgcgtgcgcgtcaacctatgtatatgtatgcatgtaTAAAGGATGGGAAGTGTGAGtagggaaggggagaggggaccTTCTCTTCTATGTTTGTGCAGGAGACTCAACACGCGTGCCCGATCGGTAGTCGGCGTACGGCCTCGACGGCCGCAcgcctccccttccccctcctttcctgGTTGCCCGGCGTGTTGCGTGCGCCCGAGAGGACAGTTCCCACAGCACGACGCACGAAAAGCAAACACGAAAGGCGGAGCGAGCGAACCAACCGACCCCCTTCGCGCAAGCACgggaggagtgggggagagaaagggggcaACACACAGCCCTGCAAGGATCAGGTATGGGTGCGGGCGTTGTCCATCTCTCCCATGCACGCCTCATGCACACCGAAAAGATGCCCACATGCGTTGTTTGCTCGCGGTCGTGGTGTTCACGGGTACGggtacgcgtgtgtggccATCTGTCTGCTGCATCAGTCCTTGTGCGCTGATgagctgtgtgtgtttgtgtacCTGTGCCCCGCGTGTGTTGTGCGTGCATTGTCGTGCGAGGGTGTGTGGCAGTCAACGAGACTGTGGCGCTCTCCTATCACACTGCCTTGATGACggcgagggaaggggagaggggaagggtgggtgggtgccaTGAGCTCCACTGTAACTCTCGTGCGCCCCTcgatctctctccctctgtgctCACTCGTGCACATGCGTGGAAATGCACAGTGGCTACCTGTGTAcagccctcccccaccaccccgcTGGCAAAGATGCCGCGGACACCGCGGCACGGGTCGAAAAGCATCAGAAACAGCGTGAGGGAGCGGTAGAGAATGGGGTGACACACCTCAGCGGAGGTCGACGGAGCGCCGCCATCACTCACCTCCAGTGCTTCTCCAAGTGATACGCCTCCACATCTTTCACTGCGCCCCATgtccctttttttgtgtgtgtgctgctgctgctgctgttatACCCCATCGAATCCTCGAGAGACGCCACGAGAGACGTCGAAGAAACCCatccaccgccgcgtgtTGTCGCATGTGGCTGCGTGCACAAAAGTGCgtgcaaacacacacacacacacacacacagacgtgcacAGACGTGTGGGCGCACTTAGAACACATtcgtttcgtttttgttgttgttctcgtTCGCGTCTGTTTCGCTGAGCGTTCCTTCGCCGCGGAGGCTGAGCGCGTTTCTGCACGACGCGTATCCGCGCAGCACCGTTGACGCCGGCCACGCCcgcggagggggcgcaggAAAGGGGGCTCGTGGACGCACCCGAGTGTCattgcccctcccccccccccacacacacacgcacacacgccttACCGCCTTTCATGTCCTCTTGGCCAACGCCTGCGGGGGTGGGGACGTTCTATGTCAACGATTTCAAGGCACAGATCGCATCTATTCTGGGGTCCCACGCCGCGGCGACTGGCACCAGCCCCTCCGGCTCACCAGCAACAGAAGGCTGTGGTGTCGCAGGGCGCCCCCAAGCGCGCCgggaaggaggtggcggcctCAGTCAGAGCAATTCACCTTTCCGGCACGGCAGTGGCATTGGGGGCTTCGACAGCGTCACGCCGCCTCCAGAGGTAGTGCCTTACTCCGTCTCCGCAAGTCGTGGGACGCCGCTAGTGACGCCAAcgcgcggcagtggcgcgaaTCGTTCTGGAGAGCGCGCGAAGAGTGCGCGCCGCAGCTCccgtgcggcgccgctgctcgacaCGTCCGCTGTTTTTGTGACACCCACGccgcagaagcagcggcaccaccacctctcccccgccATGTCCGCGCGTGACAATAAAAGGAAATCAACACGCGCTAGGCGTGTAACCACGTCGGcatcgcgacggcgcagcccAAAGCGGGATGGCGCGCAGCGTGTCGGCAGCCCATCCGCAGGGCACACGAACGTCACCCTCGCCACcggcgtgggcggcggcTACGCGATTCACGTAAACCGACACCCCCTCTACTCCGGTAGGGGAGCACCGCAGCGGAGATgcgcctcccctccgccgGCTGCTGGCAAGGCCGCCGGCGTGCAAGGGGGCCTCGCCATATCCGTCGAAGCGAACACcgtgcggcggctgcagagAGGCGGGGCGGAGAAACCGGCGGCATCGGTGGCAGTGACTCAAACCGCGCCTGTCAAGGCTGCTACGGCCTCTGGTGTCTGCGCAACGGTGAGCGCAGGCCAGACGAGACCGTCGGCGCAACGCGGTAGCATCATCGAGCAACTGGCGGCAGCCACCCAGACGAACGGCGGTGATGGCTCCACGCTGGGACAGGCCGCACACGAGCCGCACGCTAACGCCTCCGTGGCAAGGTCATCGAGTCCGCGAAAGTGTCCTCGGCCGCATTCCGAGAGTAAACTGCGGTTGTCAAGGctcaccggcggcagcgacactaAGCCCCTGGgtccgctgcggctgcaggatCGAATGCGcatgcacctgcagcaggcgTCGTTCAATGTGAgcgtcagcgctgctggcgaggCAGACAGGCGCTTGCCGAATGACACGCTCGTCCTTGCGGGCCCGGAACAGGCGCCTGACGGAGAGGAGAACCCCATGTACGCTCAGCTCAAGGCATTCCAACTGCCCcaggcgcacacagccgCGCCCCCAGCCCCTGCGCCACCCTCTTTGCCGGGCTCAGCACCGACCGGCGGCacatccgcagcagcgccctccgctgcaccaccccctccagctgcgccaggtgcagtgacagcggcggcggtgacgggcCTAGCttctgcgccagcaccggcacctgCCGCTGGCGTACCCGCCCCAGTagtgccccctcctccaccaggAGCCGACgtccttgccgctgccgccttcgtAGGCGCACCTGCGGCTagcccagcgccgccgccgccaccaccaccaccggcggtCGCAGCAGGGGCAggagccgccagcgcacccgCCGCGGGCAGTTCGGCGGCAGGAACGGGTgcgtcagctgctgccgccgcttccgGCACACGGCTCTCTGCACAGCCGGTCTCTGCGCGGGTGCCGACAAAGGAGatgacggaggcggaggaggagcgcttGTTGCGTgacctcgccgccgcgtcacATCACAACCAccggtgcgcgcggccgccgccgtcagccGGCTCGGCTGTCCCCGCCACGGACGCCGGCCTCACTGCCGCGATagagacggcgctgcagctgcgacgcgAAGCGAACAGCGGCGCACTCCACGGCTGGCGGAGGCCACCGGCAAACGTGCTGTTGCCTGACCCGACGCTGTCCGCGCCTACGTGGGTGGTGCTCAAGTCGGCACCTGCccaggaggcgcagcaggcagccgccgcggctaCTTTTGCACGGCCCAGTGGTGGAGCCTCTGTGGACCGCTCAGCATCACGGGCGGATGATatgccagccgccgcgcacgaAGTCGCTGAGaacgccgctgacggcgatGAAACTGCGCGGGTATTGGACTGCATCGACTACCACGCGCCGTTCCAGTGCGTCCTCCGTCCCGAGTACGTGGAGCACGACCTCGTGCCAGCGGCCTTGAGCGTGGGAGTCGTCGCCCACACCGGTATGGATGACCCCATGAAGTCTTGGCATACCAACCGCACCACCccgggcgcagcggcggcggcggtggagcagaGGGATAATGTCAATGGGGATGCGCTcgctgcagtggcagcagccagcagcgacaccgcgGTGAAGACGCTAGCTGCGCAGGCCGTCATTTTGCGTGacccgctctctctcctcgcatGCGAGCACCTCGCCGAGGACACAATCGATATCgccgctcgccgccgcgcataTCTATCGTCGATGGATGCGTTGCACGGCATcacgcgcggcggtgcgctggTCTCCACGCTGCAAGAAGCCTCACCACTGGGTGCGGTGTTCTGCGAGCTGTCGTACCCGGCCAAGGTACTGCTTTCAGCGATCCTGTACATGCGCTCGCTCGGGGCGCTGCCGAGCCTGCTGCGAGTTGGCCCACTCACCGAGTACAGTCCCGTCGTGGACAAGGAAAACTGCATCGAGCTTGTCTTCTACAACCCGCCCGACGACGAGCAGGGCGTGCGAGCGGCacaggaggagcagcacaAGTCGGGGCAGCTGAAGCCCTCACGGCATCCCTTtgagcgagagcgcgcggTGGGCGCAACAGTCCTTCACAGTCAAGTGCCAGCTCGTCGCGTGTCGCTCATCGAGGCTGTGACACCGACGAACGCCCCGGGAAGGGCGCGTTCGCAGCCGCACGCGGAGGGGCAACCGAGAAGCAGCCCAGGCGCGTTGTTCCGTAGCCGCTCAGGCAGGCAGTACGGCAACACCCGCAGTTTCACGGGCGACTCCCTCGCCGGGAAAGGTGAGGCGCACGCAAGCCACGCGCACAGCTACACAGACCCGtccccgtcgccgctgcagaagcggcggccAACCGCCCTTGAGGACCGGCTGATGAGCACGCTgtccgcgacggcgaggcggcgggcCGGCTCTGCGACCTCCCGGAGCGTCAGCTCTGCCGCTGTCACCTCGCACACCGTTTCACCGCACCGATTCTTTTCTCGCGCGATCTCCACAAACCTGGCTGGGCCGCAGCTGCATGACACGGAGGCCTCGCTAACGGCGGCTGACACTCTCGACGGAGTACGGCGTTTGCCTGGCGCTGATGGCGGTGAGCCGTGTCCCTCTGAGAGCGGTGGCTCCTGGCTACTGCGCAACGCGTCGCAGGACGGGCCCGCGCGGCACGTCTTTGCTCGCCAGGTAGGTGACCCGGGCACCAACGCTGATGAAAGCCTAAGCGGGAGTGACAACGTCCATCGCAGCTACGCTGACCTCGCCTctggccgccagcgccgccagaaACTATCCCAGCTGCCAGCCAAGCTGCAGGGGTGCGGCTCGGGGTACACCAGCACCTTCGCCACTCCCGTCCCGCGCGTGCGCATTACACCTCCATCTGGTACGTCGGCAAGCGGCGCATCTGGCGCGCCTGCCCAGACCTCGGCCACTACCGCGACAGGCTCGTCTGCCCTTCGACGCAGCTCCGTCACCGTTGCGCTCGAAGACCTGCAGCGGGCGGCTGAGAGGGGCGGCGTgtcggctgcagcgcgcgcggcaaCCGCGCCCGCGTTGCCATCACACTCACTCCCAGATCGCGCCGACCCCTTATCCGCCGTCACGCAGCCTGCCAAGGCGATgccaccgcggctgccgacgCACTTTGAAGCGGGCCAGTCGGCCACCGCTTGTGGCACGAGGGGCGCGGCAACGCCCGCAAGTGGCTCAACACCGGCAAGCGCGCACGGCCCCGGCGTCGCCCGCTTTCCCACGGGGGAGCAGGAGCTTTGCGTCGTCTTGCGCGCCGTCGTGGCGCAGAAGTCGCACGTGTACTCCTTCGGCAAGGCAGAGACAGTGCATGTGttgcccccgctgccgcggcgcagcaccgacgacgacgacgacaaggcgctgctgcgcaagcagACGACACAGAAGGCGGAGATGGAGCGCCTGGCCACGGACTCTTCGAGCCCCCTACACAAATTCCTTTGTGGCGGTGACAAGCTGCGTGGCGAGGCGAAGATAGAGGGGGACCAGTGGAGGGCTGTCTTGCTCGATCGggcgcgccgcgctgccgccgcggcgcgtcaGCACGTCCCGGTCGCGGTGAATGAGAAGGGCATGCAGACGTCGGCTGACTACGGCGACCTCGTTGTAGCCTTTGTTCTGAGCGGCAACGCGTCAGAGCTGTGCGGTTCGGTGCCGGACATGatggagctggaggcgctgcggtaCCGCATTTTCTCGCTGCTGGGGTACAGCGCGAGCGACCCGGCCGGAATGCaggcggtgaaggaggcCGCTGGAATAGGTGGagcatccgctgccgctcaaCCGCCAGCAGAAGCAGTCACGCGGTCTTGCACGacagcgccttcgcctctCGAACCAAATCTGGcccgtctgcagcagcacttgGCCTCTTTCGAAGCGTTCCATACCCCGGCCTCACCACACCCGAAAGCCAGGGAGACGTCGTCGTTCGGTGCGTCAtctgcgtcgccgtgcgCCTCTTTAGTGAGGGGCCAGCGGCGGCCCAGCTTCTTCGAAGACGTGCTGCAACGAGCGGATCCTCTGGCGGATTTGGACAACGGCGACGGCAAGAGGGAGCGCTACCCTACCGAGTTCGatgtgcagcagaggcagacgACACTGCGGCAGAGGCAAACGCAGGATGTACAGGCGCTAATGCTACAACGCTATCCGATCTACCGCGCCTCAAGCGTCGCGGAGAGCACTCTGCAGGCCTTCTTCGCGGAGGCAAAGGAAGCAGTCGTTGCGGCGCGTCAGCAGGCGCGACGGCGCGACGACGCCAAGTCATCCAGCGGCCGCCCCAGCACTAGTGGTCGTCGCTTCTCGTCACCTGACCAGTCTTTGGACCCTCTTacgcggcacacacgcggcgaCGCGACGACGACCGCGCTGCAGGATTCGGAGCGCGATCTGCTGCGCTTCCGCCCTATGAGCCTAAACAGCTTCCACCGCGAGCTCACTGACGCTGTGCAGTACGCGCTGGATCTGCAGATTCGGCAAGGCAAGAAAGACGTATTGCACGCGCTCCACATGTAGCGTCTCTGTTTCTCCAGTGtctctgtgccgctgccggtgcgcggTTCGTCGATGGAGGATGGACGTgtgacacacacgcacatgtatAGATGCCTCGATACGGTGTTGTGCACATGGgcatgtgcacgcgtgcgggcGTGCCGGCGTCTTCCCCGCTCGTGCGCTTCTCTACACTGCCTCGGGTGCCTAGATCATCATGCAAGCATAGAAACAGCGACAAGAACGAAAACGACTAACAGCTCCTCAAAGGCAAGCAGCGTCGATGCCGGACGATGGCGACCCGCTGCAacgcacctctctctctttctctctctctccgtggcTGCCTagcggtgtgcgcgcctcaGCACTTGGCGACTATGCGCGCTGAAAGTCGGTCATGCCATGagaccaccgccgcgccgatgCTGGGGTGCACGGGGGATGTGCGAAAAAGAAATTGCGAGAGCAAGAGATGGTGGCGTCGAAAGGTGCCTCGTGGGGATGACAAGCGCGCCCCTCCACAACTAAACAGGGCTCGCATGCGGAGCTCCGCGGACtacggcggctgcggagaACCGCACATGCTAGGGACGCTGTGCGCATCTCCCCTTCGGCGGGATGCATCGCGTGAAGAGCCACGGCTGCCACGGAACCCGCAcatgcgtgcacacgccaggcccctctctctctctctctcccactgcctgcaccaccgtcctcctcatcgtcACCCCCTATCCATCCTCCACTACCACTGCATCCATCTGGGTCACCCCATCGCGCCCACTGTCCCTTGGCATGGGTGTCGCTTTCCGTTGAGGCCCTTCGGAGCAGCCCCCGCTGCGAGAAACGATGTCGCGCTTCACCATTCGGCGCTTTGTTCTGCAGAACATCAtcgctgtggcggcgcgctgcccctccgccaccgtcgcctcgGCGGCTGTGGCAGTCATGACGGGTGGCACGGGGCCTGCGTcggcctctgctgcctcgtcctcctcgacaGGCAGCTGGGTGCGGCGCATGCTCGTCAAGAGCCGCGCGGGCTCGACATCGGCGTTCTCGTCGCACTTTGCGCTTGtcacggaggcggagatggagcggatccggcggtgccgtcgagAGGACGCCGAGGAGAGCCGCGTCGTCCTAGCCACATGCCCGAGTCGCTCCGTACTGCGTGGCattggcggcggcgctctcaACGTGGTTCTCGGCTTTGTCATCTCACcgctcgtcctcctcgccgtttCCCTGGAGCGTGTACgactcggcagcggcgtgagTGCACTGTGGACGGCGCCGTGCTACGGTCTCCTGTGGGGCGGCGTCTTCCTCGTCTGCGCCCAGtacgcggcggtgcagcaggtggcTCTCAGCTCCTACTATAGCTGCGTGGCGACGCCCCTGTACTACTGCGTAAACCGGCGTCCCATGGCGGATGTCGCCGCGTCGGCATCGACTTctgcgccacgcgcgcgcgcgtggacgTGGAACgggctccgctgctgcttcgagGCACCGCAGGGAACGCCGAACGCCCACCATCCGCTCCTACAGCTCTACGAAGACCCATCGGTGTTGCGCGAACGTGCCATGAAGCGTGTTACCCGTCGGGACAAGGACAGGATCAAGAGGAAGGCCAAGTACAGCGGCAAAGCCAAGACGGGCGGCACAGACGGCGTCGCGGACGACGACTACTATGGTCTGCTTGGCGTGCCAACCGATGCCACGCCACGGCAGATCAAGGAGGCCTACAATACAAAGGTGCTCCACATCCACCCAGACCGCAACCCAAGCCCGGATGCTGCGCGGCAGTTCGACCGCGTTACGAAGGCCTACCGCGTCCTGTCGAGCCCGCAGAAGCGCAAGAAGTTCGACCTCGGCGGTACAGAGGGCGTCGAGGACACCGGCGCTCGAAAGCGTGACGCCGTCCGCGCCCTTTTCGGTGGTGAAGAGGTGCACCGCATCGCGGGGGACGTGTTCATGAGCAGCTTCTCGCAGCGCGTGATTGACGGCCTCGACTACACTGGCGAAGAGcttgcggtgctgcgccagcgcatgTACGAGCAGTGCCGGGATGAGCTGCTGTGCAATTACCTAGTGCACtacgacgcagcagcggcggctaGCAAGAAGGTGGCGGACGAGaagaagcgcagcggcagctgcagaggcCCCTGGAAAGGTGATGCTCTTACCATCCGGCTGCGCAATATCCTCAGCACCGGGCTTGCGAAAGAAGTGCTGCATACCATCGGTCATGAGTACAAGCGAGTCATTGCCTATTTCGACATGGAGAGGAGGCGacccagcggcagcggtgaggcCGGAGAGGCGAACGGCGGCGCGTTACCGTCGCCTGTCCGCGATGCAGTAGCACCTCACTCGAAGAGCGTgtctctccctttcctcgTGGTGGCTCGCGCGAAGCTCTACTTCAAGACAGTCGGTCCACACCGCTGGCAGGTGCGGCGACAGAAATTCACGTATCttgccgcggtgcgcggccgCACTTTCAAGGACTCGGAGGCCATGGTGGACCTGGCGTGGTACACGTCTGTACAAgagctggaggcgacggcgaacACCGTCGCTCTCGCGCTTCTGTACGacccgcagctgccggcggcCGAGGCCGCACGCCGACGGGATGCGCTGGAAGCTCTGGCAGACACGTTTATTCTTTACGGCCAGCCGTACAAGGGTGCGAACAAATCCACCATGAACCAACTGATGAACTCGATGCGCGAGTatcagcagcagaggcagcgcgagAAGGACACTCAGTAGTGCAGCTGCTTAGTGCTTTTATCGTGGCGCGCTTCGCAGAATCGCGGATTGcaagggaggcggagaatcggtgtgcaggtggcggagagcggcgaggatAGATAAGATGGTGCGTGTTCGCCGGGGAGCTTGGGTCTGAAACGAGATTGTCGGCTCAGCATCCATTCGCTGGTTGTTtgccccctttcccctcttctccccatCTCTCCGGCTGCCTCTCATGTCTGTTTTAGGCCTGCATCTGACAGCGCGTCTTGCCGGCGTCCAATGTGCGCGCATCCGCTCCTCTTCACGTAAGTGGCGTAACAGACAAGCGCGAAAGCAGCGGCTGAGACGAACGAAAAATAAAGGAGGAACGCCGACACAGCCGCAAGGGGAAAGTGCGAGAGGCGCGCGAAGTGTGAGCAaatggtggtggggggggggagggggtgagcgCGCAGGTACCGCCGCGTCAtggccgctgcttcgcgcgcCCCTCGCACTGTTCCACCGAACTACCAAGCGGTCTGGCCGATGTGTCCTTGACGGAAATGCCCTGCCTTGAGTTTAGATGGAAGTGTGCCATGTCGGATGACagggagaagagcggcacgtgtgtctgcagctctgcagcCTCTCTCAAGACCCCTTCCCCAAACCTCGGCCCGCTTCGTTATGGCCCACCCGCTGTGCCTGTATGGAAGTGCCGCGCAACCGCCTCTTCGTCCCCGTCCCTAGTGCTGCGTGGTTCAGTTTAATACGCTACACCTCCCACTGGCCCCGCGGCTCGCCTCTCTTCGTCTCCCATGTCGGCCCTCATCGTCTGCACCACTTCCCCCTGCCCTTTCCTActctgcacgcgcgcaggcaaAAATGCAAATGACcacgacggctgctgctgctagcTTTCTTCCATCCCTGCCATTCGGGGTGCCTCCGATCGGCATCGGCACCTACGAACTTCGTGGGGACGCCTGCGTGAGCGCCGTGCGGGCCGCTCTCCAGATGGGCTACCGTCTTATcgacaccgctgcggcgtacCGCAACGAGGAGCTTGTGGGTGAaggcatcagcagcagcggcgttcCGCGAGCGGACCTATTCATTGTGGTGAAGATCGCGATGAAGAGCATGAGTTCTGACGAAGCGGTGCGGCAGGGAATCCTCGACAGCATCCGCAAGCTTCGCATCGACTACGCCGACTGTGTGCTGATGCACTGGCCGGGGTGCGGCGGACTAAAGCCACAAGACGCATCAGGTCATCGAGCGGCCCgcgcgcggtgctggcgcatcATGCACGAGCTGCAGGCTCTGGGAAAAGTGCGCTACTGTGGTGTGTCGAACTTTCTGCCGCGGCACTTCAAGGAGCTGAACTGCTTtcacgacgacgacggtgggTGTAGCGAGGATGAGGCCgtcgctgtggcggcgcaACCGCATGCCTCCATCATTGGTGAAAGGAACGCAGACGTTGAGGCTCACAGGCATTGCGGCGACatgagcagcgcctcctcaccCTCGTCTTCCGAGGCATGGCCGGCTTCTGCATCGTCGCATCCGCTTT from Leishmania major strain Friedlin complete genome, chromosome 26 carries:
- a CDS encoding putative aldo/keto reductase, whose product is MQMTTTAAAASFLPSLPFGVPPIGIGTYELRGDACVSAVRAALQMGYRLIDTAAAYRNEELVGEGISSSGVPRADLFIVVKIAMKSMSSDEAVRQGILDSIRKLRIDYADCVLMHWPGCGGLKPQDASGHRAARARCWRIMHELQALGKVRYCGVSNFLPRHFKELNCFHDDDGGCSEDEAVAVAAQPHASIIGERNADVEAHRHCGDMSSASSPSSSEAWPASASSHPLLPPILNQIELHPLCIQREVDTYCRGRHGMLLQQYSPLGKGDARLLKHPRLLEVHARYFSNQSAGNHVSEPPQAASPEAVKSYSLEDMILMWGLAQGYCTLVRSHRPDHLHANLDAARDYFASVEAVAKGAGNGGGGGEASRALAGTARALLTAEQLDVIRHLRAHIGVEDNQDMHLCWCSSQIA